In Vicinamibacteria bacterium, the genomic window TTGTGGTCCTTCACAATGACACCGCGTGCCAGGATCCGTCCGCGGTGGCGCGGGACACCCCGTAAATCGTTGGCCTGTCTCGTTCCATGCATCTATCGATAGGCGGTACGACTCTTGCACCGAAGTCAGGGAGAGATGATCGTACGCGCCATCTGGATCACGCTGGGACTTGGCTTGGTGTTCTTGTACGGATTTGTGAATCTCACGCGGTGCATCGTGGAAGCCACGTTGGTGGACACGCCGACCGGCGCGCGGCCCATCGAGGAGTTGGAAGCAGGCGATGTTGTCTGGTCGAAAGCCCCCGATGGCACACTCGCTCGCAGCACGGTCGTGTCGGTGTACGAGAGCCGGACCTTCCATCACTTGCGCTTCACCTTCGCGGGCGGGCGGCAGCTCGAGGTGACCGCGACGCACCCCCTTGCCACGGAGGCGGGATGGACGCAGGCGGAGGATGTCGCGATGGGGCAAGAAGTCACGGGCCGATTCGGGAACCTCGACACCACCGACGTCGAGACCGTCGTCGCATGGCGAGCGGTCTATGACCTCACGGTCGAGCCTCATTTCAACTTCTTTGCGAACGGCGTTCTCGTCCACAATAAAAGAATCTACGCTCCCGATGTGCAAGCTATCGGGGACACGCGAAGCGTCATCTCCGCCCTGCAGACCTACGCCGCGGTGAACTGCGGTTTTTTCCCAGGGGACATCACCGA contains:
- a CDS encoding Hint domain-containing protein, with the translated sequence MIVRAIWITLGLGLVFLYGFVNLTRCIVEATLVDTPTGARPIEELEAGDVVWSKAPDGTLARSTVVSVYESRTFHHLRFTFAGGRQLEVTATHPLATEAGWTQAEDVAMGQEVTGRFGNLDTTDVETVVAWRAVYDLTVEPHFNFFANGVLVHNKRIYAPDVQAIGDTRSVISALQTYAAVNCGFFPGDITDATRGDGTPIGIPEYPDEAPEFLGTDLARPSPYVKSGYHRSYQAFGQPAEIPPKCSLNSALRFCYTSRPNENLRSDWPDGIPDWLVELLPGRGFRSFVGTTEGAIYMDLRGRDLACVDGEPPSFAVLLE